In the Gossypium arboreum isolate Shixiya-1 chromosome 10, ASM2569848v2, whole genome shotgun sequence genome, one interval contains:
- the LOC108489571 gene encoding 26S proteasome regulatory subunit 7A, giving the protein MAPEPEDEIKDEKNPRPLDEDDIALLKTYGLGPYSTSIKKVEKEIKEMAKKVNDLCGIKESDTGLAAPSQWDLVSDKQMMQEEQPLQVARCTKIINPNTEDAKYVINVKQIAKFVVGLGDKVSPTDIEEGMRVGVDRNKYQIQIPLPPKIDPSVTMMTVEEKPDVTYNDVGGCKEQIEKMREVVELPMLHPEKFVKLGIDPPKGVLCYGPPGTGKTLLARAVANRTDACFIRVIGSELVQKYVGEGARMVRELFQMARSKKACIVFFDEVDAIGGARFDDGVGGDNEVQRTMLEIVNQLDGFDARGNIKVLMATNRPDTLDPALLRPGRLDRKVEFGLPDLESRTQIFKIHTRTMNCERDIRFELLARLCPNSTGADIRSVCTEAGMYAIRARRKTVTEKDFLDAVNKVIKGYQKFSATPKYMVYN; this is encoded by the exons ATGGCACCAGAACCAGAAGACGAGATCAAGGACGAGAAAAATCCCCGACCTCTTGATGAAGACGATATTGCGCTTCTCAAAACCTAT GGGTTAGGGCCTTATTCAACGAGCATAAAGAAAGTTGAGAAGGAGATTAAGGAAATGGCAAAGAAAGTAAATGACTTATGCG GCATCAAGGAGTCAGACACGGGATTAGCTGCACCCAGCCAATGGGATCTTGTCTCAGATAAGCAAATGATGCAGGAGGAGCAACCGCTTCAG GTGGCAAGATGCACAAAGATAATTAATCCAAATACAGAAGATGCCAAATACGTTATCAATGTTAAGCAAATTGCCAAG TTTGTTGTTGGCCTTGGTGACAAAGTCTCACCAACTGATATAGAAGAAGGCATGCGGGTGGG GGTTGATCGCAACAAATATCAGATACAGATTCCTTTGCCTCCAAAAATTGACCCAAGTGTCACCATGATGACCGTGGAGGAGAAACCAGACGTGACATATAATGATGTTGGTGGATGCAAGGAGCAGATTGAAAAGATGCGTGAA GTTGTTGAGCTACCGATGCTTCATCCTGAGAAATTTGTCAAGCTCGGGATTGATCCTCCTAAGGGTGTTCTTTGCTATGGTCCTCCTGGAACTGGTAAGACACTTCTTGCGAGGGCTGTTGCAAACAGAACTGATGCTTGCTTCATTCGTGTTATTGGAAGTGAGCTTGTTCAAAAATACGTGGGCGAAGGAGCTAGAATGGTTCGAGAACTGTTTCAG ATGGCACGTTCAAAGAAAGCATGCATTGTGTTCTTTGATGAAGTTGATGCCATTGGGGGTGCACGTTTTGATGATGGTGTGGGTGGAGACAATGAGGTTCAGCGTACCATGCTTGAAATTGTCAACCAGCTTGATGGCTTTGATGCTCGTGGAAACATCAAAGTCCTGATGGCAACAAACAG GCCGGACACTCTTGATCCTGCATTATTACGTCCTGGACGATTAGATCGTAAGGTTGAGTTTGGTCTCCCTGATTTGGAGAGTCGAACACAGATATTTAAAATTCATACAAGAACGATGAACTGTGAACGTGATATTAGATTTGAACTTTTAGCCCGACTTTGCCCAAATTCTACTG GGGCCGACATAAGAAGTGTGTGCACAGAGGCTGGAATGTATGCTATTCGGGCTCGAAGAAAAACAGTGACAGAGAAAGATTTCCTAGATGCGGTGAACAAGGTCATTAAGGGATATCAAAAGTTTAGTGCAACCCCAAAATACATGGTTTACAATTAA